The Acidimicrobiales bacterium genome contains a region encoding:
- a CDS encoding acyltransferase translates to MTRLDLGSSERVSDVVLPRRLGYLPQLDGLRAVAIGMVMLFHLLPLRAPGGWIGVDIFFVLSGFLITSLLLDERVMTGRVRYGRFVLRRFFRLYPGLVALLIGATIWAEIVGIPHWGTVVSWTVEVRRNIVDMSQNSNLLKDNVLGPTWTLAMEDQFYVVWPIVLIVASRFMSRRGIAGLAAAGALASLLVKCALYGNGVAVRRLIFGPDCTAGLLLIGCVAGLLFVNRDLDRLRGGVLTRFAPPCVMALLGVAFVLAQETDRWLYVGPTTVLALASAVLIVGVVLAPTTWFARLLSWGPLVLVGKWSYSLYLWHTLAYFIVSNSVARGRAGFVGVAEKLGLAFALGITSYYLIERPVRNLGRSVLARSRQEVVATVMSAD, encoded by the coding sequence GTGACTCGGCTTGACCTTGGATCGAGCGAACGCGTCAGCGATGTCGTCCTGCCGCGCCGGCTCGGTTACCTCCCCCAGCTCGATGGGCTCCGAGCCGTCGCCATCGGTATGGTCATGCTGTTCCACCTTCTGCCACTGCGGGCCCCCGGTGGCTGGATCGGCGTCGACATCTTCTTCGTGCTGTCCGGGTTCCTGATCACGTCGCTGCTGCTCGACGAGCGTGTGATGACCGGCCGTGTGAGGTACGGCCGGTTCGTGCTTCGCCGGTTCTTCCGGCTCTACCCCGGGCTGGTCGCACTCCTGATCGGAGCGACGATCTGGGCCGAGATCGTCGGTATCCCCCATTGGGGGACCGTGGTTTCATGGACCGTAGAGGTCCGCCGCAACATCGTCGACATGAGCCAGAACTCCAACCTGCTCAAGGACAACGTCCTGGGCCCGACCTGGACCCTCGCCATGGAAGATCAGTTCTACGTGGTGTGGCCCATCGTGTTGATCGTGGCGTCACGCTTCATGAGCCGTCGCGGGATCGCCGGCCTCGCCGCCGCCGGAGCCCTGGCGTCGCTCCTGGTCAAGTGTGCTCTGTACGGCAACGGTGTGGCGGTCCGGCGCCTCATCTTCGGGCCTGACTGCACTGCCGGCTTGTTGTTGATCGGATGCGTGGCTGGGCTGCTGTTCGTCAACCGCGATCTCGACCGCCTCCGGGGGGGCGTGCTGACACGCTTCGCTCCGCCGTGCGTGATGGCCTTGCTCGGCGTGGCCTTCGTACTGGCCCAGGAGACGGATCGTTGGCTGTATGTCGGCCCGACCACGGTGTTGGCGCTCGCCAGTGCGGTCCTGATCGTCGGCGTGGTCCTCGCCCCGACGACATGGTTTGCCCGCCTGCTGTCGTGGGGCCCCCTTGTCCTTGTCGGGAAATGGTCGTACTCGCTGTATCTGTGGCACACCCTGGCCTACTTCATCGTCAGCAATTCCGTGGCTCGGGGACGAGCGGGCTTCGTGGGTGTGGCTGAGAAGCTGGGGTTGGCCTTCGCCCTGGGAATCACCTCGTACTACCTGATCGAACGTCCCGTCAGGAACCTCGGTCGATCCGTCTTGGCACGCTCGCGCCAAGAGGTCGTGGCGACGGTCATGTCGGCCGACTGA